The following are encoded together in the Anoplopoma fimbria isolate UVic2021 breed Golden Eagle Sablefish chromosome 9, Afim_UVic_2022, whole genome shotgun sequence genome:
- the mchr1a gene encoding melanin-concentrating hormone receptor 1 translates to MDFSNDSNVSLGDLNSTTTAADGALHCSAILPVIFGIICFLGIVGNCIVIYTIMKKTKCRAKQTVPDIFILNLSIVDLLFLLGMPFLIHQLLGNGTWHFGAAMCTVITALDSNSQIVSTYILTAMTLDRYLATVHPIRFNYIRTPCVAELVIGLVWGLSLLTIIPVWMYAGLMPLQDGLVACALLLPDTVTDIYWFTLYQFFLAFAIPLAIICLVFFKILQHMSTSVAPLPPRSLRVRTRKVTRMAVAICLAFFVCWAPYYILQLVHLGVQKPSLAFSYAYNIAISMGYANSCINPFLYIVLSETFKRLFLRAVHPVNRKFRVNPSTTDGGSVSVRMVPEGARQEPASGEMIPSNMAPE, encoded by the exons ATGGATTTCTCAAACGATTCCAATGTTTCCCTCGGGGACCTTAATTCGACAACAACAG CTGCAGACGGGGCCCTTCACTGCAGTGCCATCCTCCCCGTCATCTTTGGCATCATCTGCTTCCTGGGTATCGTGGGGAACTGCATCGTCATCTACACCATCATGAAGAAGACCAAGTGCCGCGCCAAGCAAACAGTTCCGGACATCTTTATCTTGAACTTGTCCATCGTCGATCTCCTGTTTCTCCTCGGGATGCCGTTCCTCATCCACCAGCTGCTAGGCAACGGCACCTGGCACTTCGGAGCCGCCATGTGCACCGTCATCACGGCGCTCGACTCCAACAGCCAGATTGTGAGCACTTACATCCTCACCGCGATGACCCTTGACCGTTACCTGGCTACGGTGCATCCCATCCGCTTCAACTACATCCGCACTCCTTGTGTGGCGGAGCTGGTCATCGGCCTGGTGTGGGGCCTGTCGTTGCTCACCATCATCCCTGTGTGGATGTACGCAGGCCTGATGCCTCTACAAGACGGCCTGGTGGCCTGCGCCCTCCTTCTGCCCGACACTGTCACTGACATATACTGGTTCACGCTCTACCAGTTCTTCTTGGCGTTCGCCATACCTTTGGCCATCATCTGCTTGGTGTTCTTCAAGATCCTCCAACACATGTCAACCAGCGTGGCACCACTGCCGCCGCGCAGCTTGAGGGTGCGCACCAGGAAGGTGACCCGAATGGCAGTGGCGATCTGCCTGGCCTTCTTCGTCTGCTGGGCCCCTTACTACATCCTCCAGCTGGTCCACCTCGGGGTGCAGAAGCCGAGCCTGGCTTTCTCCTACGCCTACAACATAGCCATCAGCATGGGATACGCTAACAGCTGCATCAACCCGTTCCTCTACATCGTCCTCAGTGAGACCTTCAAGAGGCTCTTTCTCAGGGCTGTGCACCCGGTCAATAGAAAGTTCCGAGTGAACCCGAGCACCACAGACGGGGGCAGCGTGAGTGTGAGAATGGTACCTGAAGGGGCTCGACAGGAGCCAGCGTCTGGGGAGATGATACCATCCAACATGGCCCCGGAGTGA